The Gossypium hirsutum isolate 1008001.06 chromosome D06, Gossypium_hirsutum_v2.1, whole genome shotgun sequence genome contains the following window.
ATAGGCAACTCACTATCTAACTGAACAGTCCCGTCCGAAACCGACGGTGATGGGGACTCCGTTTGGAACCCAGAGTTGGATTGCTCGGATTGGATCCTGGGAGGCTCCGAGTTCGCAAACTGTGCTGCAGCGGCTTGAATTTGGGGCCGCGTTAAAGACCTAGCTCCAGCTATCTCGGGAGGGTTAtcagggaagttgaatttggcagaGCGGCCGCGTAAGCAAAAAAGAGCGGCGTCGAAAGCACGCGCTGCTTTCTCGGCTGAGTCATAAGATCCCAGCCAAATCCTTTCCCTGCTGTTGGGTAGTCTGATTTCGGACACCCATTTCCCCCATTTTCGCTTTCGGACACCCTTGAACCGTGAATCGCTTCGCTCCACTGCTGGTTTTTCACTTATGTGTTTCACCATCTTCGAGTGCTATATGGTGGAAGTcttgattttttgtttttgtttttgttttgttctttGCAGAGGATttgattgttgttgttgttgttgtttgagATTGAGAAATGGAGGAATTTGCGGCTCTGTTATATATAGGATATGGGGGAAAGCCATCCTTTGACTCTGAGTGATGAGTCAAAGTTAAAGAGACGCGTCGATTGGAGTTTGGAAGCCGCAAAGAGCTTCACTATGCTGATGTGGCGTCTTACAGAAGTCCAAAAGTTCTACGCGGGGATGAAATTTCCACCACGTGCCTCTTTTATTACTCGTGCCAATATTCTACATCTAGAgactaatttaatttaacaaaaagaaaaaggactagGACTAGGCAGTGAATAATTTATTGGGACTTTAAAAACTATAAACATGTTGCTGCACTGGATATGCATCAAAGGCATTCGCTAGTCTCCTCACTCAGCTATACAATTAACTTCTATACTAGAATtgcaagaaaaggaaaatggaaattattttgaagaaaaaaacttttaaaaaatataaaatatcaacaACATGGCATGTATGTTTATTTGGCATTACTTTTATATttaaccacaacaaaaataattaaaatagtaaaattaagaATTTAGAAATCATGAAATGCTACGTCCAATTTATGTTACTTGTGGGTATCGCttaagatttattattttataaaaaataaatacatttttaattatt
Protein-coding sequences here:
- the LOC107901037 gene encoding ethylene-responsive transcription factor ERF017, with the protein product MVKHISEKPAVERSDSRFKGVRKRKWGKWVSEIRLPNSRERIWLGSYDSAEKAARAFDAALFCLRGRSAKFNFPDNPPEIAGARSLTRPQIQAAAAQFANSEPPRIQSEQSNSGFQTESPSPSVSDGTVQLDSELPMDGSFLDLLTIGSGIYESDYGLIFPGFEDFSSDFLGSSLPNVGYEEDYLDGILVPESFLWNF